Genomic DNA from Cydia fagiglandana chromosome 19, ilCydFagi1.1, whole genome shotgun sequence:
ggtatgtattattacTTTATGATTTATTAGCTCATCTTTTTTGGCACAAGCAAAGTCACATTGGCTACATTTATAAGGCCTTACCCCCACCCCCCTTATATGTGAAGCTTTGTGGCTTAGTAAATAGTGTTCACGTGTAGTGGTATAGCCGCATTGATCGCACTTGAAGGACTTTTCATCATTGTGTTTCCATTTGTGTGCGTGCAAACTAACTTCTTCTGAGAACGCCTCACTGCAATAGCTGCATTTGTACgccttttttttagtatttgtcctTTTAAGCACTCCTTTCTTTTGAATGGTATGTTTTCTTTTACGTTTGACATCATGTAGTGCACTTGATTTCTTTTTTGGAGATTGCCCTGCAACAGATAAACTAGTGATTACTAAAAGATTACAAAGAGTTACAAAGAGTTACAAATTACAGTTACATAAGGAATAGGTGAAAGCCTTTGACGTATGTCTCAGGACtcaatggggccagtacagcggtgtggcACCGCTACAatgcgattggttgatgagttcacaTCACACTGCATGTTTGGCTTGAATTCTTGAGTGAAACTGCTGAACtcatgaatctagtatataACTGGATCAGGCATAAGGGCTagggggaaatgaccgaacGGGATAGCCTtgtgtatctttcagtaggagtagcagctaGCATTGCTATTGTGCacaagcgctattattgtttgtccttatTACAGTCTAAACATTTCTATTTAACAAACTGCAAGAACTGACTGACCTTGGGTAGCAACGCGCCGCTTCACCTCTGGCTCGGGACCGCGCACAGGCTCAAGTACCAGCTCATTATTCTCGAGTTGACCGGCGTACGGTCCCGCCGCCGCGCCATCCGTCTCTGAAGGCTCCTGTTTCACACACACATCTGCCAACTCCATTTCAAAAGACACTCTCTCGCACAAAGGCTCTTCCtttacacacggttcgatttttATAAACACATGGCATGAGGGCTCGTCTTCACACTCAGGGGGTTCACTCTTCACGAAGACTTTCTCCGTGTCTTGCAATGTTGACTCCATAGTCAAATATCAACCTTCCTAAATATCGTAAGTAGAAGCAAATAGAAGTTAACACTTTTAGAAGAGTAAATTAAGGGAGAGCTATTTAAGATTAGTATGTGCTGTTTATAGCATcaaattgtaattattatttcgaTTTCTTGTAAAACTCAGCTCACGTCGATTCTCTCTTGATGCATACTTGACGCCATCATGAATGACATTGACATTAATGACATTATGACCCGCGCATATAGATGGCAGGATCCTATAAACGTACTATACGCGTgcgtccgtgagggacaaaacaaaCGCAATACGACACTATAAttttggtcgaatttatttgttggcCCACCCATCCATACCGCtatattgtttgtccttgtatttttttattcctcttgttttattttatttgttgcaAGGTCTGTAGAGGCCTTAACAGATACATGTCGTGATTGTCACTGTCAGTGTTACTCAATAATTTGCAAAGAGCATATATAATCACTACATAATTTGGATCGACCCGACGCATAATGTTGATAATGTATAAACCAAACCCTAATTTAAAACTGTTAAAAGTCTTATAACATATTAtattaatgataaaaatatctCCCTTAACACATAATGTTCTAAAAGTGTCACTCTTTGCGTGACGATATTTAAAACGATGGAATCAGCGTTGCAAGCCACATACGCCGTTCTTGTGAAGACCGAGCCGCCTGACGATGTGTGTGCACAAAACGAGCCCTCATGCGAGGTCGTGGCTATAAAAATCGAGCCGTCTTGTGTAAAAGACGAGCCTATGCGTGAGAGAGTGTCTTTTGAAATGAAGTTGGAAGACGTGTGTGTGAAACAGGAGCCGTCCAAGACAGacggggcggcggcggcgggagTGTACGCCGGTCGGCTCGAGAATAAAGAGCTGGTACTTGAGCCTGTGCGCGGTCCCGAGCCAGCGGTGGAGCGGCGCATCGCTGCTGCCCTAGGTCAGTTCTTGCATTAAGGAGGAtcactgcaatgttctgccgccagagtgcagcactaagctagctggTAAACCGTAGAgtaacttataatgaacttatATATACattgccttaaactgttttttgtgAAGACATTAAAATATGATATTGATGCATCAAagcggtttgtttacaaaaaggcctaccgggaaacgcgaaaatctaaactCTGCTCTCTGCCTCTAATACATTCCCAATGTAACTCATTGAcatataatatctaaggactggGTTATGGGCAATAACAATGGGGCATGTTTGGGGTCAGTATAGCAGTGAcatcgctacaacgcgattggttgttGAGTTCGCATCACACATGCATTTGGTGGCAACTAGTCACATTAGACTGCACAATTGGTTcaaattcgtgagtgacactgCTGATCTAGTACCAATTTTAGTTTATTATATGTCAATCATGTAACTGTACTATGTAACTATCTTTTCTATATCTATCTATAAAGCTATTCATTTCCGATCCTTGAGTACAGCAGTTATAACTTTTAATTCccatataaaaatatgaaaagcttccaaaattaaacatgtggAAAATTCGTAATTTTGGAAAGTTATAGACGGCACCTCAGTACACTTACCTACCACAGAAGGTGACTTAGAGTGCCTCTTAGCATCTGTGGTCACTTGCATGAATCTATATCAACAAATACACTCATCCATTGTCTATTTGTA
This window encodes:
- the LOC134674023 gene encoding zinc finger protein 431-like, which encodes MESTLQDTEKVFVKSEPPECEDEPSCHVFIKIEPCVKEEPLCERVSFEMELADVCVKQEPSETDGAAAGPYAGQLENNELVLEPVRGPEPEVKRRVATQGQSPKKKSSALHDVKRKRKHTIQKKGVLKRTNTKKKAYKCSYCSEAFSEEVSLHAHKWKHNDEKSFKCDQCGYTTTREHYLLSHKASHIRGVGVRPYKCSQCDFACAKKDELINHKVIIHTYEPPFKCEICSFAAESNKTLQLHVATHTGAETYKCSTCNYTTLRRNNLMQHEARHAAKRFKCEKCSFGCNQEYQFKNHERTHTYKT